Below is a window of Zygosaccharomyces rouxii strain CBS732 chromosome C complete sequence DNA.
TGATTCTTTAACCGCTGAAGGTATACTTACTCAAGGTTACCGTCCATTGTATATGGTCATTGATTTTCTTTACTTGAACGGtgtttctttgattaaTGTGCCTTTGAATACTAGAAAACAGTATCTATCTGCCATTTTAAATCCGTGTCCTCACGCTGTGGAGATAATCCAATCGATGCATTGTTACGACGATACTTCTATAAAGAGCTCTCTTGAGAAAGCCATAATGATGGGATCAGAGGGAATTATCTTAAAACATTTTAAATCTAAGTATGAAATCGGAGCAAGAACAGATAACTGGATTAAAATTAAGCCGGAATATTTGGAGCAATTTGGTGAGAATCTCGACTTGCTAGTCATTGGAAGAGACCCTGGTAAGAAGGATTCACTTATGTGCGGCCTGGCAGTCCTAGAGGGGGATGAAGAACCAGGTGCTCAATCTGATAAGCAAGTTGTTAATTTGGATtctgaggaagaagaggaaccTCGAAAGGCcgtaaagaaatttataTCTTTTTGCACAATAGCTAATGGTATTtctcaagaagaatttaagCAGATCGAAAGAAAAACAGCCGGTAAATGGAAAAACACAGAAGACCACAAACCACCAAAAATCTTAGAGTTCGGTTCAAAATTGCCAGAAGAGTGGATCTATCCTGAAGATTCTGTTGTCCTCGAAGTGAAAGCCAGGTCTCTGGACAATACTGAATCTAGCGGCAGGAAATTTAAAGTGGGTTGTACTTTACATGGTGGATATTGTAGGAGAATAAGAGAGGATAAGAATTGGACAGAATGCTACACGTTATATGAATTGTGGCAGgaaaggaggaaaaaagtCCCCCTTTCTGAGGATTCAAACAACCAAAAGCCTATGAAGTCTAAGAAGATTCGTAGGCCTCGAATTGTATCTCGATTGAACCAGACATTATCttgtgatgatgaagcaAAAACTTCGAGTATATTCGATGGTCTAATCTTTTACGTGATCTCTGACTACATGGCATCTCAAGATTCGGAGAGAATAAGCAAGGAACAACTTTGTGATTTAATTTCAGGGAATGGTGGTAAACTAACTTTCAATGTCATTTCTGATCATCGCGTCAAAGGTGGCCTCCGAATTATCAGCGGGAAATATACTTTGGAATGCAAGGCACTCATCGAACGAGGGTACGATATTCTTAGTCCCCAATGGCTTATGGACTGCGTCAATACTGGCTTTCTTGTCACGATAGAACCTCGCCATTGCTTCAGCGTCTCAGAGGATATGGAGAAGATAGCGAGGACGAGAGTAGATCATTTCGGTGACAGTTACGATGTTGAAATTACTGAGGATCGTCTTAGAGATATTCTCACGTCGAAAGAATTCGACTCAGATTTTTCCACTGGATCTTTAGACGTGATTTCCGATGTGGAGGATATCCCactatttttattttcaagaagaatAGTGTTTATTCCAGAAGGCTTCTCCTACCTGGATACCCAGTTATTGAAACACAAAGTAAGACTGTATGGTGGGCAGTTGACTGACAATGTCAATCAATGTAATTTGATCATAGTGCCAGATGGTAAGATCAATCTGAGAGGTCGTATCATAAGTGATTTACGAAGGCTTCTCTCGACATTTGCCGCCATGACTGAATTACCGCCCGCAATACCCTGGATTGTCATCCCAGCATGGATCGATAGAtccattgaagaaaacaTCCAAGTACCAGAGGAGGACTTCCTAGCTGTATAGAATTAAGGAGGAAACATCCCATAAATTAATTAAATTATTTAACTGTTGGTTCTGTGAGGGGTCATCTGACCTGACGTTGTTAAGAGTTTGGACAAAAGCTCGTTGAGTTTTAAAGGGCGATGAGTCTTCGATACATACAAGCATGCGCGAATACAGGAAGAATGACAGATCAATTTGAAGGTTTTGTCCCTATCCATACTTTATTCTATGCAGTATTCCATCCAACCAAGGGGACTCAGGTACGATATGAATATCCTCCTGGAAATTTAGAGTACAATAACATCAATTTCGATGCCATAAAGAATTACATTATACCCAAGCCCCAATTGTGTCACAAGTTGCTAACCTTAAAATACAAGGGCTACAGGATAGTCTGTTATCCGGTAACGGTCAATTCACCGTATTATGCAAGGAACTTCTTCAGCTTTAACTTTGTCTTTGTTTTTCCTTATGACTGTGAAACTTCGTCATATGAACCTGCTATAGCTCGACTGGGGAAAATGTTTAGAGTTTTGGAAGAGCAGAACCAGATTCTTTCTAAAGCGGAAAATGATCCTATTTATTTCGATTTTAAATTGGCAGATAATACTACGGAACAAGATGGCAAACTGAATGCAGAGAAGAGTTTTAAGGGACTCACGAAGAGTCAAGGAATGGCATTAGCAAAATATAATGAAATAatgaaagatttggaaagtgAGAAATCTGACTTTTCAGTCCAAGATTTAGTAATGCGTATctttcaagatttaaacAATTATTCCGAATGTCTCATACCCATCGATGAAGGAAACGCAGTGGATATTAAAATATTTCCCTTAaaaacaccaccaaattcATGTATTTCCATAGAAGATGTTCCTATTTCAACTGTAAATCTGAAGACCATCATTGACGTCAATTGGGACCCCACGATGCTGAAAATAGTACCATATATTGATGGCCTCAATagtatttcaaaaataGCGAAACTGAGTGACAGTGATGTTTCTTTGGTATTGGAATGCGTCAAACACTTAGTCTATTATAACTGTGTGATATTAGCCGATATATTCCAGTTCAGCAACATCTACGCGCCCACAAGCTTGATACGACAATTTTTGACAGATCCAACCTTAGCATCGGAGTGCCAGTCGCATGTTACCTTAGCTGGTCATTCGTCATTGTCTGAAATGCCATTCGAGAGGTTAAGGAAGTTTGATCTCGATGATATGGATCAATCGAAAAACCAAGAGTCTGGATCTAGAACAACTTCTATGAGCTCCAAGAGCGATAGTAAGTCGAAGCGACCATTTTTCTATTCAGCGCCAAGAAATCCCTATAGATTTAATCAGCGATCTCAAAGCAGTTTCTCAAGTACAAATACAAACGTTACACATGATTTAGCTAGACATCTACCGACAAAGGCTTGCTTGTTTGACCTGTACAGGACCCTGAGTCAAGGGGTTACCGTTCGTGAATGGTACAATTTGAATTATCAGACCATCAAAAAGAACGACATTGATGttagaagatttattaCATTTGGTGTGATCAAGGGACTTATTTACAGATGTTTTTCATTCCCAgttatgaagaagatgtcCATATTCGACTTGGCACATAAGCTTCATACAGCTGGAAATCTAAATCAGGTCACGAAAAAAGGTAAAGGACAGAAAAATCTTGCAGAATCGAAGTACgtcttttcaacatctgACATGAAATTGGGCGAAGGCTCAAAAATGCATCAAAACTTCAGTGTTGACATTGCCGATGAAGTACTTCGGAACGTTTATAAGAAACTGTCCAACACAAACGAACCTGGTTCTCGTGATGACTACCCACTTTCAAGAATATATCGAGAGGAATCGCACGTTAGCTTATCAGCATTGTCTGGAGATAACGTATCGCATCCAAAGAAACCTGAACGAGTTTCTAAAGTCGCCTTTGATATGAACAAAGATGATCCAGTACCATATTCTTTATCACAACAAAAGGgtaaaaataaagaaagagaagctGCAAAATTGGATAGAGCAAAGAATAACCAgaaaataattttattgGAATCGATTGCAGCCGCTGATTGTCTTGATAAAATATGTGTCAAATTGGAGAAGCCACGACACgaagtggaagaattacTACATGAGCTGGGTGATTacaaaatcatcaatagTTGATAGTGGTACACCGTTATTAGAACCTATAAATTTGCTTTCTAAAAGCAGTTAATtagtaataatacaaaACAGTACGTATTGGTACTGAAAGAATCGAAAGTGTTAAAGCTCATCCATCACCCGTGTTTCTTTATTCCAATCGTGAGATTTTGTTTACATTCTCCTCTAAAGTTTCGTTGTCTTGATGTCTCTTAAGTTCACCATTGCTCTTACTCAGTTGGTCCTTTGGTGGGGATCGCAATCCATACCTCCAATTTTCAGGCAATTGATTGGGTTGAAGCACAGTAGGTTTTAAAGGACTTCTTTCACTATTTTGCCCGAGAGGTGGAGTAGTTGCAATTTTATTCTGATGAAGCGTACTATTTTCCGATGCAATAGTATTTCGAATACGTTCCTTCAGTTCATCGAATGCAGAAATATGACCTTGTGAAGATTTAATAGATTTGTATAATCCATTTCTTAACGAACTGTCCTTGTTTATTATATCAGCAATTTGCCTCTTGACAACTTCATTACCATCCAAAATCGTAGAGGCATCTTCATAACCCTTTACTTCATCCTTTACTTTCGAGACTGATCTGCTGATAACGTCGGTCGATGAACCGAATGTGGATTTGATGTCTGAAAGAGCTGATCTCATATCGCCGTTGAAACCATTGCTAATGGAATCACAGTTGTTAATCAGGTCGAACGACTCTtcccatttttttctttgtgGTTCAAACAATTGcatttctttatcaataGCTTCAGTCGTAGCTGATTGtaaacttttcatcattaaagTTTTATTATCTTTCAGATGATCATCCATCATCTGtttaaatttttgtaataaCCCATCTGCCgaaaattgtaattgttgATAGGTCTTATCGATATGTGAATTGAGTACTTCTTCGTGAttatttttgaagaagtgATCATTGAAATATTGTTTCAAATTATTATACCCCTCACTGATATCAGAAAGGTTTTCGGTTAACCTTTGATGATAAGTGTTAACAGTAACTTCCACTTGGTCCACTTTATTAGAAATTGCCTGGAAAACAGTGGGGGCCTCCTCCAATATTTTTTCTATCCAATCCTTATACATTTTTTCCGCCCTCTTTTGAGCCAAGCCCAATAGTTCGACCACTTCTTGCCTCAACACATTTAGATTCTGTTGGATCCCATTTTGTTCTCCTTCATGAAGAATATCATTACCACTATGATTGGTTCTAATATCTTCAATATTATTAACGAGCATTTGTCTAAATTGTAAGAATTCCTGTCCTAAAATCATTTGCATTCGTTCTGAAATTTGCTTTTCTCTTTGACCATATTCTTTAATTACTGATTGTGTAAGCGACAACGTTGATTTTAAGTTACAAGTCATGTCTACCAATTCTTGCTCCTTTTTATGCTGAGATTCTAATTTTTCGGAAAGTCCACTCATAACATCTTTCATATTTTGTAATTTGattctttgtaattcatTAACTTCGTTAGAGGCttttttatcctttaataaaagagaattttgtGAACTTAGTCtttcaataattcttttagATTCTTGTATCTCAGTTTTATAGGATTCCAAATCATTAGTTATCTCTTTATAATTATCTTGACTCATGTAGACACCTTCTCTCAATtttgttgaaagaagatCTGATTTAACCTTTGCCAATTCCGCAGTAATGTTTTTAACAAGTATGTCCTTCATGATAAAAGATCTCAACTGAGGTCTATTTTTTATGTTTTTAGCCTTGGAAGCATATTGTAGAGTACTGCACGTCTCTTCAGAGTTAATCTTCGCAGGTGATATCGTTGCTATTAGAGCTGTCTTTgtattaccaccaagagaATCTTGCAATAGTCTGGTTAACTTAGATTCTCGAAATGGTACATGTGCACTTTTGTCTGCTAACGAATTGATCACTCTACCTAATGTTAAAAGTGACTGATTAATGGAACCAGCTTCTTTAGCTCTTTGGTGCTGAGCTCCAGATCGACTAATATTTTCAGAACCCGCTAGATCCACCAGATTcattttggaaactttgaaCATTTCGCCTTGATGTTCTCTGTAAAGTGTTATCGTGAAAATGGTATGTGATCTACTAGAAAAGTCGTTCATCTTTGTAGTGGCTACTTGTCTATTCCTAAGGcctttttgtaaaagttgAAGACCATCTCTTGCTGAGGTAATGTGgaaatcttgtaaattttggatATAGACTCCGGAAGGAGAatcctgttgttgttccctttgctgttgttccttttgttgttgttgagcTTGTTGTTCTCGTTGCTGCTGCTCTCGCAgttgatgttgttgttctcGTCTCTGCTGCCActgatgttgttgtttcGCCAGCGAACTTGATAGGGGCACCGTACGcattcttcttctattaATCATTGGATCTGTCACTAATTTTGGTGAGTTATTCCTGGAATTCTTCCTACTACCGCTATTACTATTTGAACCTGAACCCGAATCGTAAATTCTTAATTTTctcattgatgaattttcaaCACTATCATCTAATAAATCCTTTAACTCTTCATTATAAAGCTCCACAAAGGAACATTTAACCACATAATCTTCATCTCGCAAATCTAGTGTTTCGAAGAGTTTAAACAGAATTCTTGGAATTATACCTGCAGAATCactcaattcatcattGTACAATTTCTCATCACCTGTCATTGTATAAGTTTTACCAGTTGATGTCATACCATAAACTAAAACCGTACAATTATAGCCTTTGAGAAAATCTCCAAATAGTGGTTCTGCgatttctttaaagattaATTGTTGATTAGCGCTCGGTCCAAATACTTTGTCAACAGCATACGTCTTCGAGTTCATCTGTGCAGTAATACCAACATCATCAGTAGTATTTATAGCAACTTCATGAGAACCCATCACATCAGGAACTGAAACTACCACTGAACTCTTTGCCCTTATCTCTCTCTCATTTCTACCTCTACTCCTAACGGCAACCGTTATATTAAGTTCTTCtgcatcttcaccacctcCAGCCGGTGATGATCCCATCCTTTTAAAGGTCTAGTGGAAACCAATTGAATACAATTGTTTTAACTGACCCATCCGTATTATTGTTTTCATGGGCATCAATCCATTTGCAACTTTAGTTTACTTTTAAGCTCACTTCGTGTTTGTGAAATATCGTTATTTACGAATCCATAAAAAGTATTAtacaaaaaaattgatttaCGCGTCTTGTTAATCACTGTTTTGATCTCCTTGAGGACGATCTTCTTGAGGACGATCTTCTTGAGGACGATCTTCTGCTTCTACTTCTCCTGCACTATTCTCCTGACCATCTCCGTCTTCATGTGAACCTTTATGCTTACGTCTTCTGCgtctcttcttttttccaGCGTCCTCGTGTTCACGTTCACTCTCatgttcttgttcttgttcttgtcCTTGTCCCTGTCCTTGTTGTTCTGGTTTCTTTTGCTTCTTTCTGACACTCAATGGATTCGGACCTTTTGGACCCTTACGTTTCTTTGCTGGTGGTTGGCTTTCTGATTCCAACTCATTCTCTACTGATGGTGTGGTCTTTAATCCAGCCAATTTAGGATCGTTGAGCcctttcaacaatttttcccTTTCTGACATTTCATTTACACGACTACTAGCTTCACTTAATGGTTCCATAACCATAACCGATCTTGACATGTGAATTAACGGTACACCTGGAACTTTTCTGAGCTTTCTTCTCAATGTAACATCCTGTGAAGCCACCACATAACGATGTTTATTAGAGCCATTAACGTTAACAACACTTTGAATACATTCATGTGGTGGTTTGGCTTCCTTTGGTGGGTGATTACAACGACGCCTTTCGAATGATTTACCCAATTCAATAGCATCTTGATTTTTAGTGAAGTAAAGTGCTTGCATACAACATTGAGTTATCATGGGTTTTACTTCTGCCTGCAAAGTCCTTTTCAACCCACCAACTAAATCGTAATGAGATTTTTGACAATCCGATACTAGTTGATCATCTATTAGAACTTGATATGGTTCTCTAAATCTAAATGCATAGTTATAAACTAGCATTTGTTTTTTATATGACTTAGCTCTTTTCTGACGCATCTTTAACCTCTGTTTTACTGCAACTCTGCCTTTGTGAAGATGGGAGTACAGGTACTTCTAAGTTATCTTACACTTACTTTTAAGTTCACctccatctcatctcatctcatctcatctcatttTTTCGTCAactcaaatttttcaaggGCGCTCTGCCGTATAACGAAAAAAACTAAACAAATAATAAAGAAATAATACTATATTTAATGGCAAATAACAATCTATTCAATTTATTACCCAAACACTATATGATGATGGTTAAGTCTATTACCTCCAAACAAATACAATGCCCTTTAAATTCttaataaaaaataacgCACACACATAAAAGAAaccaaaattaaaaaaatgcccccaaaagatttaatttttttaaatgaTGTCGAGTCTGTCCATTAGACCTCTAATCTGACCAAAAACAGCATCAGTCTTAGATCCCAACTCATCAACCAAATCGTGTAACTCCAAATCGACTTTTTCGTTGAACTCCAACTCTTGAGCAACTTCCTTGGATCCCCAGAATCCACTTAGgtcaccaccaccaccgtTGTAAATCAACAGGTTAGGGGTACCAGATGGGATATCAGATAGTACATCTTTAGTGCTAAATGCaagtaatttcttcttcagttggtctggagaaattgaagaaccAGCATCAAATTCACTATCAGAACCAGGTTGTAATGATAAGAAGTAAGCCAACAACCCAGCAACATGTGGAGAAGCCATCGAAGTACCAGATAAGGTGGCAGTAGAAGAGTCAGAACCGATGTAAGTGGACAAAATGTTTAGACCAGGTGCAAAAACATCCACACACTTACCATAGTTGGAAAAATAGGCTCTGTCATCACTCAAAGTGGAAGCACCGACCGTGATAGGACCAGAGGCACTTGCTGGGG
It encodes the following:
- the NPR2 gene encoding nitrogen permease regulating protein NPR2 (similar to uniprot|P39923 Saccharomyces cerevisiae YEL062W NPR2 Regulator of nitrogen permeases transcription is induced in response to proline and urea contains two PEST sequences), which translates into the protein MSLRYIQACANTGRMTDQFEGFVPIHTLFYAVFHPTKGTQVRYEYPPGNLEYNNINFDAIKNYIIPKPQLCHKLLTLKYKGYRIVCYPVTVNSPYYARNFFSFNFVFVFPYDCETSSYEPAIARLGKMFRVLEEQNQILSKAENDPIYFDFKLADNTTEQDGKLNAEKSFKGLTKSQGMALAKYNEIMKDLESEKSDFSVQDLVMRIFQDLNNYSECLIPIDEGNAVDIKIFPLKTPPNSCISIEDVPISTVNLKTIIDVNWDPTMLKIVPYIDGLNSISKIAKLSDSDVSLVLECVKHLVYYNCVILADIFQFSNIYAPTSLIRQFLTDPTLASECQSHVTLAGHSSLSEMPFERLRKFDLDDMDQSKNQESGSRTTSMSSKSDSKSKRPFFYSAPRNPYRFNQRSQSSFSSTNTNVTHDLARHLPTKACLFDLYRTLSQGVTVREWYNLNYQTIKKNDIDVRRFITFGVIKGLIYRCFSFPVMKKMSIFDLAHKLHTAGNLNQVTKKGKGQKNLAESKYVFSTSDMKLGEGSKMHQNFSVDIADEVLRNVYKKLSNTNEPGSRDDYPLSRIYREESHVSLSALSGDNVSHPKKPERVSKVAFDMNKDDPVPYSLSQQKGKNKEREAAKLDRAKNNQKIILLESIAAADCLDKICVKLEKPRHEVEELLHELGDYKIINS
- the UTP23 gene encoding rRNA-binding ribosome biosynthesis protein UTP23 (similar to uniprot|Q12339 Saccharomyces cerevisiae YOR004W Protein required for cell viability), yielding MRQKRAKSYKKQMLVYNYAFRFREPYQVLIDDQLVSDCQKSHYDLVGGLKRTLQAEVKPMITQCCMQALYFTKNQDAIELGKSFERRRCNHPPKEAKPPHECIQSVVNVNGSNKHRYVVASQDVTLRRKLRKVPGVPLIHMSRSVMVMEPLSEASSRVNEMSEREKLLKGLNDPKLAGLKTTPSVENELESESQPPAKKRKGPKGPNPLSVRKKQKKPEQQGQGQGQEQEQEHESEREHEDAGKKKRRRRRKHKGSHEDGDGQENSAGEVEAEDRPQEDRPQEDRPQGDQNSD
- the DNL4 gene encoding DNA ligase (ATP) DNL4 (similar to uniprot|Q08387 Saccharomyces cerevisiae YOR005C DNL4 DNA ligase required for nonhomologous end-joining (NHEJ) forms stable heterodimer with required cofactor Lif1p catalyzes DNA ligation as part of a complex with Lif1p and Nej1p involved in meiosis not essential for vegetative growth), with protein sequence MSTKTDDQNKPHNFAPSPDFKWLCDELFVKIDNVQKQTRDHGAFKSLTVKYFEIISFFVKLWRKTVGDNIYPALILILPYRDRRIFNIKDYTLIKAICSFLRLPANSVTEKRLLRWKRRAGRGIKLSDFCVEEIRRRRSEPLNGERITIDKLNECLDQLAEERNTKGRGFKSLADSSVFKYCLENMSFTEMKYYFDIILKSRVIGGQEHKFLNCWHPDARDYLSVVSDLKTVADKLWDPSHRLKNDDLGVNLGLPFAPFLAKRLYISYDKVALRLKSDFYIEEKMDGERIQLHYMDYGRKLKWFSRRGNDYTYLYGEDIGTGTVAKYLQLDPKVRECVLDGEMISFDTEENSVLPFGLVKSSARDSLTAEGILTQGYRPLYMVIDFLYLNGVSLINVPLNTRKQYLSAILNPCPHAVEIIQSMHCYDDTSIKSSLEKAIMMGSEGIILKHFKSKYEIGARTDNWIKIKPEYLEQFGENLDLLVIGRDPGKKDSLMCGLAVLEGDEEPGAQSDKQVVNLDSEEEEEPRKAVKKFISFCTIANGISQEEFKQIERKTAGKWKNTEDHKPPKILEFGSKLPEEWIYPEDSVVLEVKARSLDNTESSGRKFKVGCTLHGGYCRRIREDKNWTECYTLYELWQERRKKVPLSEDSNNQKPMKSKKIRRPRIVSRLNQTLSCDDEAKTSSIFDGLIFYVISDYMASQDSERISKEQLCDLISGNGGKLTFNVISDHRVKGGLRIISGKYTLECKALIERGYDILSPQWLMDCVNTGFLVTIEPRHCFSVSEDMEKIARTRVDHFGDSYDVEITEDRLRDILTSKEFDSDFSTGSLDVISDVEDIPLFLFSRRIVFIPEGFSYLDTQLLKHKVRLYGGQLTDNVNQCNLIIVPDGKINLRGRIISDLRRLLSTFAAMTELPPAIPWIVIPAWIDRSIEENIQVPEEDFLAV
- the CIN8 gene encoding kinesin motor protein CIN8 (some similarities with uniprot|P27895 Saccharomyces cerevisiae YEL061C CIN8 Kinesin motor protein involved in mitotic spindle assembly and chromosome segregation); this encodes MGSSPAGGGEDAEELNITVAVRSRGRNEREIRAKSSVVVSVPDVMGSHEVAINTTDDVGITAQMNSKTYAVDKVFGPSANQQLIFKEIAEPLFGDFLKGYNCTVLVYGMTSTGKTYTMTGDEKLYNDELSDSAGIIPRILFKLFETLDLRDEDYVVKCSFVELYNEELKDLLDDSVENSSMRKLRIYDSGSGSNSNSGSRKNSRNNSPKLVTDPMINRRRMRTVPLSSSLAKQQHQWQQRREQQHQLREQQQREQQAQQQQKEQQQREQQQDSPSGVYIQNLQDFHITSARDGLQLLQKGLRNRQVATTKMNDFSSRSHTIFTITLYREHQGEMFKVSKMNLVDLAGSENISRSGAQHQRAKEAGSINQSLLTLGRVINSLADKSAHVPFRESKLTRLLQDSLGGNTKTALIATISPAKINSEETCSTLQYASKAKNIKNRPQLRSFIMKDILVKNITAELAKVKSDLLSTKLREGVYMSQDNYKEITNDLESYKTEIQESKRIIERLSSQNSLLLKDKKASNEVNELQRIKLQNMKDVMSGLSEKLESQHKKEQELVDMTCNLKSTLSLTQSVIKEYGQREKQISERMQMILGQEFLQFRQMLVNNIEDIRTNHSGNDILHEGEQNGIQQNLNVLRQEVVELLGLAQKRAEKMYKDWIEKILEEAPTVFQAISNKVDQVEVTVNTYHQRLTENLSDISEGYNNLKQYFNDHFFKNNHEEVLNSHIDKTYQQLQFSADGLLQKFKQMMDDHLKDNKTLMMKSLQSATTEAIDKEMQLFEPQRKKWEESFDLINNCDSISNGFNGDMRSALSDIKSTFGSSTDVISRSVSKVKDEVKGYEDASTILDGNEVVKRQIADIINKDSSLRNGLYKSIKSSQGHISAFDELKERIRNTIASENSTLHQNKIATTPPLGQNSERSPLKPTVLQPNQLPENWRYGLRSPPKDQLSKSNGELKRHQDNETLEENVNKISRLE